In one window of Mycobacteriales bacterium DNA:
- a CDS encoding MarR family transcriptional regulator, which yields MITTTAAPASAEHASTATAAHLLAAFRTVVKRLERTPMPVDARTQESWKASPPAPRHVAALMQVVADERMSVSTLAARLGVSLATASQVVTDLESAGLVERVADPSDRRRTLVQVADTHRKLADLLLDTRLRPVQRALDRMRPGEQRALLHGLELLAEELGNPSDV from the coding sequence ATGATCACGACGACAGCGGCCCCCGCTTCGGCGGAACACGCGTCCACGGCGACCGCCGCGCACCTGCTGGCGGCCTTCCGGACCGTCGTCAAGCGGCTCGAGCGCACCCCGATGCCGGTGGACGCCAGGACCCAGGAGAGCTGGAAGGCCTCGCCGCCGGCTCCCCGCCACGTCGCCGCCCTCATGCAGGTCGTCGCCGACGAACGGATGAGCGTCAGCACGCTGGCCGCCCGGCTGGGCGTCTCTCTGGCGACCGCCAGCCAGGTCGTCACCGACCTGGAGTCGGCGGGACTGGTCGAGCGGGTCGCCGACCCGTCCGACCGGCGCCGGACGCTCGTCCAGGTGGCCGACACCCATCGCAAGCTCGCCGATCTACTGCTCGACACCCGGCTGCGGCCGGTTCAGCGCGCACTCGACCGGATGCGTCCGGGCGAGCAGCGCGCGCTGCTGCACGGCCTCGAACTCCTCGCCGAAGAACTAGGGAACCCCAGCGATGTCTGA
- a CDS encoding alpha/beta fold hydrolase — protein sequence MRVTGAGGVGIEVFVDGPDDGEPVLFMHGWPDSHRLWRHQVQALTGAGLRTIAPDLRGFGASEAPPDVADYKLAKTVEDMIAVLDACEVSRATVVAHDWGAVAAWGFAAFVPDRVERLVALSVGHPKAFSDAGFEQRMRSLYMLLFDVPVVAEQWFGRFGAQMLASHRDRDDVLAALDRPGALTASFNWYRANAHPRTIINPPPELPPIRCPVLGVWSRHDTALIEKQMTGSQAYVEGPWRYERIENAGHWMQLDVPEELNRLLLDFLGRPDAG from the coding sequence GTGCGAGTCACGGGCGCGGGCGGGGTCGGTATCGAGGTTTTCGTCGACGGTCCGGACGACGGCGAACCCGTGCTGTTCATGCACGGCTGGCCGGACTCGCACCGGTTGTGGCGGCACCAGGTCCAGGCGCTGACAGGGGCGGGCCTGCGCACCATCGCGCCAGACCTTCGGGGATTCGGCGCATCCGAGGCGCCACCGGATGTCGCCGACTACAAGCTGGCAAAGACGGTCGAGGACATGATCGCCGTACTCGACGCGTGCGAGGTTTCGAGGGCGACCGTCGTCGCACACGACTGGGGCGCGGTGGCGGCCTGGGGGTTCGCGGCGTTCGTGCCCGACCGGGTCGAGCGGCTCGTGGCGCTGTCGGTCGGCCACCCGAAGGCATTCAGCGACGCCGGGTTCGAGCAGCGGATGCGCTCCCTCTACATGCTGCTGTTCGACGTACCCGTGGTGGCCGAACAGTGGTTCGGCCGGTTCGGTGCACAGATGCTTGCCAGCCACCGTGACCGGGACGACGTGCTCGCCGCGCTGGACCGGCCTGGGGCGCTGACCGCGAGCTTCAACTGGTATCGCGCCAACGCCCATCCACGCACGATCATCAACCCGCCACCGGAGCTACCGCCGATCCGCTGCCCGGTGCTCGGGGTGTGGAGCCGGCACGACACCGCGCTCATCGAGAAGCAGATGACCGGCTCGCAGGCGTACGTCGAAGGGCCGTGGCGTTACGAGCGAATCGAGAACGCCGGGCACTGGATGCAGCTCGACGTGCCCGAGGAGCTCAACCGCCTGCTGCTGGATTTCCTGGGCCGACCGGATGCGGGCTGA
- a CDS encoding GH25 family lysozyme: protein MHSRHLVVRVLSTAAVVAAVGLPVSLVNLPSAVAAKVYKGPDVASYQHPHPTKAHPHGQPINWTKVKKSGKSFAIVKATEGTSYVNPYFAGPYANDYADSLAAGLVHGSYHFARPATPIVASAKAQAALFAKTIGPVTTADTLPPALDLEVTGGLNRGQLVTWALDFLLDMRSLTGRTPMLYTYPSFWTNDLGDPTALARYPLWMAEFGVRRAPVSDLWQYTSTAHISGIDGDVDISKFVGTSGFPWSTLSNGTVATPWKATAPAPPVGVHTSVAGTSATISWMPGDAGTSPVTSYQVTASPGNQVVTVGGTSLSATFTGLSTSTSYTFTVT from the coding sequence ATGCACAGTCGCCACCTCGTCGTTCGTGTCCTCTCCACCGCTGCCGTCGTCGCTGCGGTTGGCCTGCCGGTCTCGCTGGTGAACCTGCCGTCAGCGGTGGCGGCGAAGGTCTACAAGGGCCCGGATGTGGCGTCCTACCAGCACCCCCACCCGACCAAGGCGCACCCGCACGGGCAGCCGATCAACTGGACCAAGGTCAAGAAGTCCGGGAAGTCCTTCGCCATCGTCAAGGCCACCGAGGGCACGTCGTACGTCAATCCCTACTTCGCCGGCCCGTATGCCAACGACTACGCGGACTCGCTCGCGGCCGGCCTGGTCCACGGCAGCTATCACTTCGCCCGCCCCGCGACGCCGATCGTGGCGTCCGCGAAGGCCCAGGCGGCGCTGTTCGCGAAGACGATCGGCCCGGTCACTACCGCTGACACGCTGCCGCCGGCGCTGGACCTCGAGGTCACCGGCGGCCTGAACCGCGGGCAGCTGGTCACGTGGGCGCTGGACTTCCTGCTCGACATGCGCTCGCTCACCGGCCGCACCCCGATGCTCTACACGTATCCGTCGTTCTGGACCAACGACCTGGGCGATCCGACCGCGCTGGCTCGCTATCCGCTCTGGATGGCGGAGTTCGGCGTGCGGCGCGCGCCGGTGTCCGACCTGTGGCAGTACACCTCGACGGCGCACATCAGCGGCATCGACGGTGACGTCGACATCTCCAAGTTCGTCGGGACCAGCGGGTTTCCTTGGTCGACGCTGTCCAACGGCACCGTCGCGACGCCGTGGAAGGCGACCGCGCCCGCACCGCCGGTCGGAGTCCACACCTCGGTTGCAGGTACGTCGGCCACCATCTCCTGGATGCCCGGTGACGCCGGCACCAGCCCGGTGACCAGCTACCAGGTCACCGCTTCGCCGGGGAACCAGGTTGTCACCGTGGGTGGCACCTCGCTATCGGCCACTTTCACCGGCCTCAGCACATCGACGTCGTACACGTTCACCGTCACC
- a CDS encoding MDR family MFS transporter, translating to MNTAPTQLSQRQIRLVFAGLMLGMLLAALDQTIVATALPTIVGDLGGLNHLSWVVTSYLLASTVSTPLWGKLGDLYGRKRFFQAAIVIFLIGSALSGLSQNLNELIAFRAMQGLGAGGLIVGAQAIIGDIVPPRERGRYTGLIGAVFAVASVAGPLLGGFFTDDLTWRWVFYINLPIGAIALFVVAAVLHARTSRIQHDIDYLGAAVMSAAVVALILMLTWGGSTYSWGSPVIIILGIVAVALFGVLIAVEQRASEPLVPLKLFGISVFRVSFGTGAIVGFSMFGALTFLPLFLQIVHGASPTSSGLQLLPIMIFVLVMAIVSGRRITATGTYRRFPILGTAMTAVALYLFSHIAWNTPFWQTAIYMAILGAGLGLTMQVLIIAAQNSVPYRELGVATSLATFSRSIGGSIGVAVFGTIFDNRLAQNLPKHVPTQALKHLHGTSVAANPAAVKQLPPLVRHGLQVAFSDSLHVVFLAAVPFAVVAFVFALLLKEIPLRTATGARPAADAASAEPGEPLGETLGEALGMGPAGEEQYEQVSPHPVGPGNPAAGG from the coding sequence ATGAACACCGCACCTACCCAGCTGAGCCAGCGCCAGATCAGGCTGGTCTTCGCCGGCCTCATGCTCGGCATGCTGCTCGCCGCGCTCGACCAGACGATCGTCGCCACCGCGCTGCCGACCATCGTCGGCGACCTCGGCGGCCTCAACCACCTGTCCTGGGTGGTGACGTCGTACCTGCTCGCGTCGACGGTTTCGACGCCGCTGTGGGGCAAGCTCGGCGACCTCTACGGCCGCAAGCGCTTCTTCCAGGCCGCGATCGTGATCTTCCTGATCGGCTCCGCACTATCCGGGCTGTCGCAGAACCTGAACGAGCTGATCGCCTTCCGTGCCATGCAGGGCCTCGGCGCCGGCGGGCTGATCGTCGGAGCGCAGGCCATTATCGGCGACATCGTGCCGCCGCGCGAGCGTGGCCGTTACACCGGCCTGATCGGCGCGGTCTTCGCGGTCGCGAGCGTCGCCGGGCCGTTGCTCGGTGGTTTCTTCACCGACGACCTGACCTGGCGATGGGTCTTCTACATCAACCTGCCGATCGGCGCGATCGCGCTGTTCGTCGTTGCCGCCGTGCTGCACGCGCGCACCAGCCGGATCCAGCACGACATCGACTACCTCGGCGCAGCCGTCATGTCCGCTGCCGTCGTCGCGCTCATCCTGATGCTGACCTGGGGTGGCTCGACCTACTCCTGGGGGTCGCCGGTCATCATCATCCTCGGCATCGTCGCGGTCGCTCTGTTCGGCGTACTGATCGCCGTAGAGCAGCGCGCGAGCGAGCCGCTCGTGCCGCTGAAGCTGTTCGGCATCAGCGTGTTCCGGGTCTCGTTCGGCACCGGTGCGATCGTCGGTTTCTCGATGTTCGGTGCCCTGACCTTCCTGCCGCTGTTCCTGCAGATCGTGCACGGCGCATCGCCGACCAGCTCGGGCCTGCAGCTGCTGCCGATCATGATCTTCGTGCTGGTCATGGCGATCGTCAGCGGCCGCCGGATCACCGCAACCGGCACCTACCGCAGGTTCCCGATCCTCGGTACGGCGATGACGGCGGTCGCGCTCTACTTGTTCTCCCACATCGCTTGGAACACACCGTTCTGGCAGACCGCGATCTACATGGCGATCCTCGGCGCCGGGCTCGGCCTGACGATGCAGGTGCTGATCATCGCGGCACAGAACTCCGTTCCCTACCGCGAGCTAGGAGTCGCGACCTCGCTCGCGACGTTCTCACGGTCGATCGGCGGCTCGATCGGCGTTGCGGTGTTCGGCACGATCTTCGACAACCGGCTCGCGCAGAACCTTCCGAAGCACGTACCGACGCAGGCGCTCAAACATCTCCATGGAACGTCGGTCGCGGCGAACCCCGCGGCGGTCAAACAGTTACCGCCGTTGGTCCGGCACGGGCTTCAGGTCGCGTTCAGCGACTCGCTGCACGTCGTCTTCCTCGCCGCTGTTCCGTTCGCCGTCGTGGCGTTCGTCTTCGCGTTGCTGCTCAAAGAGATTCCTTTGCGAACCGCGACCGGTGCGCGGCCGGCTGCGGACGCCGCCTCAGCCGAGCCGGGTGAGCCGCTCGGCGAGACGCTGGGCGAGGCACTCGGCATGGGACCGGCCGGCGAGGAGCAGTACGAGCAGGTCAGCCCGCATCCGGTCGGCCCAGGAAATCCAGCAGCAGGCGGTTGA
- a CDS encoding putative PEP-binding protein, whose amino-acid sequence MSGGLATGPVARVHGPVLPARDSAPVDAPAERERATAALDEVGGELEQLATRAGVSGAVLVRQARILRDPSLRALVEQLVGSGRAAPRAAWEGFSAYRDMRAADPMRAVPDRVELDDIRDRVVARLLGEPPPGIPVQPTPYVLVARDLSPALTAGLDPDQVLAIVTERGGPTSHTAVLAKSLGIPAVVGCPGVAALRSGQRVLVDGSAGEVVADPDPSAVGAVGRAATGSRSADHDRGPGRTRDGRPVQLMAAVGSRGDVADAVDAGAEGVGVFRTEFAFLDRLEPPAIAEQAAAYREVFDAFPGRPVTVRTLDIGADKSASFVQLGDQPNPALGVRGLRVARRHPGLLTDQLTAIATATRGSTAEVRVMAPMVATAAEAAWFAAQARAAGVTTAGVMVEVPAAALRAADLLRVVDFVSIGSNDLAQYTFATDRADSELSDLLDPWQPAFLDLVATVLRAGAIAGRAVTVCGEAPSDPLLALVLVGLGAAALSVAPRAIADVRSTLARQSFDDCVRLAAAAVSADGPSEARARVRAALDPSGGS is encoded by the coding sequence GCGACAGCGCACCCGTCGACGCTCCTGCCGAGCGGGAGCGCGCAACGGCGGCGTTGGATGAAGTAGGGGGTGAGCTCGAGCAGCTCGCCACCCGGGCCGGTGTTTCGGGCGCCGTCCTCGTCCGGCAGGCGCGAATCTTGCGCGACCCGTCGCTCCGCGCGCTCGTCGAGCAGCTGGTCGGCTCCGGGCGGGCCGCGCCGCGGGCGGCGTGGGAAGGGTTCAGCGCCTACCGGGACATGCGCGCAGCCGATCCGATGCGGGCGGTGCCCGACCGGGTGGAGCTCGACGACATTCGCGATCGCGTCGTCGCGCGGCTGCTGGGTGAGCCGCCTCCCGGCATCCCGGTCCAGCCGACGCCGTACGTCTTGGTTGCGCGCGACCTGTCGCCGGCTCTCACCGCCGGGCTCGACCCGGACCAGGTGTTGGCGATCGTCACCGAACGCGGTGGGCCGACCAGCCACACGGCGGTGCTGGCGAAATCGCTCGGCATACCCGCTGTGGTGGGTTGTCCCGGAGTCGCTGCTTTGCGCAGCGGGCAGCGCGTGCTGGTCGATGGGTCGGCCGGCGAGGTGGTCGCGGATCCGGACCCCTCCGCGGTGGGCGCGGTCGGTCGCGCGGCCACCGGCTCACGAAGCGCGGACCACGACCGCGGGCCGGGCCGGACCAGGGACGGCCGGCCCGTGCAGCTGATGGCCGCCGTCGGCAGCCGCGGGGACGTGGCGGACGCCGTCGACGCGGGCGCCGAGGGGGTCGGCGTGTTCCGGACCGAGTTCGCCTTCCTGGATCGGCTCGAGCCGCCCGCGATCGCCGAACAGGCGGCGGCCTACCGAGAGGTCTTCGACGCCTTCCCCGGGCGCCCGGTGACCGTGCGCACCCTGGACATCGGTGCGGACAAGTCCGCGTCGTTCGTCCAGCTCGGCGACCAGCCGAACCCGGCGCTCGGGGTTCGCGGTCTCCGGGTCGCCCGTCGCCACCCCGGTTTGCTCACGGACCAGCTGACCGCGATCGCGACCGCCACGCGCGGCAGTACCGCCGAGGTGCGGGTGATGGCGCCGATGGTCGCGACCGCGGCCGAAGCCGCCTGGTTCGCGGCTCAGGCGCGGGCGGCCGGGGTCACCACCGCCGGCGTGATGGTTGAGGTGCCCGCGGCTGCGCTGCGCGCAGCCGACCTGCTTCGTGTCGTCGACTTCGTGTCGATCGGAAGCAACGACCTTGCGCAGTACACCTTCGCGACCGACCGCGCAGACAGCGAGCTGTCCGACCTGCTCGACCCGTGGCAACCCGCGTTTCTCGATCTGGTCGCCACTGTCCTGCGGGCCGGCGCGATCGCCGGCCGGGCAGTGACCGTCTGCGGTGAAGCGCCGAGCGACCCGCTGCTGGCCCTCGTGCTCGTCGGGCTCGGCGCGGCCGCGCTGTCGGTCGCACCGCGCGCGATCGCCGATGTGCGGTCGACCCTGGCCCGCCAGAGCTTCGACGACTGCGTCCGATTGGCAGCTGCCGCGGTGTCTGCCGACGGCCCGTCCGAGGCGCGCGCGAGGGTGCGCGCGGCGCTGGATCCCTCCGGCGGGTCTTAG